The DNA region AAGACCGCCTATCGCATTGCCTTCGCGGTCATAAGAGGCAATAACTTCGGCGGAGCGCATACGCAGATCTTTATATACCGAACCCTGTACAATGGGGAAAAGTGTTTGACTGTAACCATATTTTGGCCCGGTGCTGTCAAACCTGTCGCAGCAGCGTTTCAGCCAGCGGTGGGTCATTTCTATCGATCGTTTTGCGTAGTTATAATCGCAGGGATAGGGGGTACACTCATCAAACGCCATGATAATATCGGCGCCGATTATGCGCTGAATGTCCATTACATTTTCGGGAGCAAACAAGTGTTTTGATCCGTCAATATGCGAGCGGAAAGTAACCCCTTCCTCTTTTATTTTACGTACCTCGGTTAATGAATATACCTGGTAGCCGCCGCTATCGGTCAAGATGGGACCGTTCCATCCATTAAATTTATGTAGCCCTCCGGCGCTTTCAAGGGTATTTAAACCGGGGCGCAGGTATAGGTGATAGGTGTTGCCCAGTATAATTTGCGCCGAAATATCCTGTTTAAGCTCGTGCTGGTGCACCGCTTTTACAGTGCCGGCAGTACCTACCGGCATGAAAATAGGGGTTTGTATAGTACCGTGGTCGGTAGTGATCTCGCCGGCGCGGGCCTTTGAAAGCGGGTCTTGTGCTGTTAAGTTAAATTTCATTTTAGGGTTGCAAAATTAGCAAAAAAAAAACCTCATGCCCCTCCATTCCAAAACGGCGGCAGGATAAAAGCTATTTATAAACGTGCTGAATATTAAAACCATGTTAATTTAAGTGCTTTTATTTTAAAGAGGATTAAATAAGAGTACATAAACTTCAAATTAACGCTGATATTGAGCCTTAATTTCATTGATTTTTAACAAATTTGCCTCATTATTTTTTTTGTTTGGAAACGTACTTACACGACGCGCTTTTTATTCTTTTTCAGCTTTGTTTTATAGTTCAGCTATATTACCTGGTAAGCAGGCATACCCGCCTTGCAGGCCATAAACCCGCCGAAGGGCCACCACCCCGGGTCTTAATTCCCATTTCTGTTATAATCAGCGCCCGCAACGAAGCCCATAATTTGGAAGAAAACCTGCCTTCCATACTGGAGCAAAACTATCCCGATTTTGAGGTAGTTGTTATTAATGATTGCTC from Mucilaginibacter sp. SJ includes:
- the tgt gene encoding tRNA guanosine(34) transglycosylase Tgt produces the protein MKFNLTAQDPLSKARAGEITTDHGTIQTPIFMPVGTAGTVKAVHQHELKQDISAQIILGNTYHLYLRPGLNTLESAGGLHKFNGWNGPILTDSGGYQVYSLTEVRKIKEEGVTFRSHIDGSKHLFAPENVMDIQRIIGADIIMAFDECTPYPCDYNYAKRSIEMTHRWLKRCCDRFDSTGPKYGYSQTLFPIVQGSVYKDLRMRSAEVIASYDREGNAIGGLSVGEPAEEMYAMTEIVCNILPQQKPRYLMGVGTPVNILENIALGIDMFDCVMPTRNARNGMLFTKNGIINIKNEKWKNDFSAIEDDSDLFADKDYSKAYLRHLIHSGEMLGAQIATLHNLHFYLWLVKEARKKIIAGEFYDWKNMMVKRLGQRL